Below is a genomic region from Tolypothrix sp. NIES-4075.
GTCTTGGGGTAGTTGTAAAGAGGAACTTCTGTTGCTTGGGGGTCTTTTACGCCCTTCATCTTCAACCATGCTTTACCACTAGAAACCGCCTCGTTAGTCTCAGGGTGAGATACAGCAATACAATCAACCCTTGGCTGAGAATCTAATAGTTTAGAAAAGCCCGACAAAGCACTGCTAACACTTGTCTGATTGTCGCTATGAGCAGTCATACAAACTGTGTAGCCCCACTTCCTGATATTGGTAAGCGATTGTTTAAGGAAAGCTGCTAATAAATCGGGGTTAACACCATGCACCTCATAAGTGTTACTCTCCATCAGAAAGATAGCCACGCGCCCATGTAATCCGCATTCATCACTTAGGGTATCTAGGAAGTCATCTTCATCAATCTTTTCCTCTCTAGCGCGACGTTGCCGCGCTCTAATTGATTCGGGGAAAGCTTCCATAAAAGTATTAATTTCTTGCTCTTCAACCAAAACCTCAACGCCTGACCAGACAGCAGGATTAGTCTCTGGATTAATGACAACTATGTGATAACCTTCATCTTTTAGGAGGCGAATCATCAAGCGCTCTAAAGTTGATTTACCACTGCCTTGCTCACCACTTAGTACCCTAAAAGGTAACTTCAGCAATTTATAGATCCATTTGAACTCATCCGGTAGGGTAAAATTGCTGGTAGCGGCGATCGCTGCCTGCTCTGGTTCCTTAACTTGAAGAATCTCTGTTTTAGCTCGTTCCTTGTCAGCTTTCGCCTTAGCTAGAAGATTCTCAGCTATAATTTTATCTTGAGCCGAGTGGTTGACAGCGCGGAATTTTATGAAGTCTTCAAACTGAATCCGTGCCTTAGCATTTTCGTTTTCTTCATCGGTTAGCCCCAACGTTTTCCGTTCTTCCGTGTCTAGTGCTGTTAGTCCGTCTTTGAGACGTTCGGTGTTTAACCCGGCTGAGTGTTGCTTAACCTCCCTGCGATGCACGCTACTTAGCCAGGTGGCGTAACCGTCTGTTTTCTCAGCCTCACCCAATTCGTAATCCCTGCGTTTAAGTCGTTGCGATCGCACGAGCAAGCAACCCGCAACACCCCAAAGCCCGATAACGGCGATGGCATTAGCTTCTAACTGCCGAGGGTTGTCGGTGGGCAAGTCACGCACCCATTGAATTGCATCGCCTTTGTAGGGGATAACACTACCGTATCCGCCATAGCGCCGCCATTCTTCAGTTAAGACGTAGCGCGGATGGTTGCAATAAGTCCTGTCAAGGTAAAGTTGCCCAATTTCTGTTTTTGAAACTGGGCAGAACTGAATCTGTGTTAGGTCGTAAGCCTGCCTGGTTTGAGTTGCGGCAAAGCCTGCAATCGCAGACACGCCGAAAAAACCTGCGGCAACCAACTCAATAATGTTGCGGTTCAATCTCGTCCACCTCCTTTGAAAATAATCGAGAACGCACCCAATACGAGCAGAGCCGCAATCCCAATACTTAACCAAGGGTCAAGATTTGGATGTTTCTGCTCAATAGTTTCAATATCCTGATTGATTTGCGCCGCTGTCTCCCTGGTTAGCGCTTCAAAATATTGATAATCTTTTGTTGCCAGCCAAGTTACAGCCCCGGCAGTCGCTAGCCCAGCCGCGCTCTTGAAAATGTTCTGCATATTGTCAACTTCTAATCCATCGCTGTTGTAATTAACTCGAAACCCTGTTAGCCCCGCAAGAGAACCAACACTGCATACCGAAAAGCACAGCGAAACCGCAAGCCAATAATTAACGCCGCCGCCAGTAACTAATAAAAACTTAGCTAAAAAAAATCCCGTAGAATTTAACGACCAGCCAACAAAAAATCTAGATAATTTTTCTGTTGTATCAATAACTTGTTTGCGCTGTTTTTTACGTGATTCTAAATGCTCTAATAGGTCTTTTGGCAATGGCGTATCTGGTGCAACAACGCTGTTTAGTTCCTCACTTACATCTTCGGTGTCATATGTCATAGTGAAATTGAATAATTGATTAAAGCCCCTCAGCGACCGCGATAGTGTTACTGACGGGCTGAGTGTTTTTGATTAGAAACCTAGCAGTGTGTCCTTAATCTTTTGAATTATGGAGCGGACTGCATATTGTTTTTTAGGTTTGAATTCATCAACGGCGTTATCGCCTGTTTCTAAGTAATACTTGCCTAGTTCCCTGTCGTGCTGTAAATCAATGGTGCGTTGTTTAATATCTGTTTGTAATTCGGCTTGCAGCATCTTGTACTGCCCGTCAACCTCCATCATGTGTTTGTCCACCCAAGCTTTTAGTTTGAGGTGGTCTGTTGCCTGTTGATGACGCAAAACTTCTTTGTCCTTGGCTGATGTAAAATCAAGCTTCATTTCCTCAAGGACATTAGCCAGGTGGGTATCAGCTAATGTTGCTGATTGCACCGCTCTCTCAATCTTCT
It encodes:
- a CDS encoding ATP-binding protein; this encodes MNRNIIELVAAGFFGVSAIAGFAATQTRQAYDLTQIQFCPVSKTEIGQLYLDRTYCNHPRYVLTEEWRRYGGYGSVIPYKGDAIQWVRDLPTDNPRQLEANAIAVIGLWGVAGCLLVRSQRLKRRDYELGEAEKTDGYATWLSSVHRREVKQHSAGLNTERLKDGLTALDTEERKTLGLTDEENENAKARIQFEDFIKFRAVNHSAQDKIIAENLLAKAKADKERAKTEILQVKEPEQAAIAATSNFTLPDEFKWIYKLLKLPFRVLSGEQGSGKSTLERLMIRLLKDEGYHIVVINPETNPAVWSGVEVLVEEQEINTFMEAFPESIRARQRRAREEKIDEDDFLDTLSDECGLHGRVAIFLMESNTYEVHGVNPDLLAAFLKQSLTNIRKWGYTVCMTAHSDNQTSVSSALSGFSKLLDSQPRVDCIAVSHPETNEAVSSGKAWLKMKGVKDPQATEVPLYNYPKTKKF